One window of Acidobacteriaceae bacterium genomic DNA carries:
- the queF gene encoding preQ(1) synthase — MAEKTYTTGYTDDHAKSGLDVEFPAIETWRNQFAKYEILIDDPEFTSVCPKTGLPDFGTLLIRYMPREKCLELKSLKEYLFTYRNLGIFQENIVNQVLDDVVKATDPVWAEVKGDFRPRGGISTIVTARYPRTEKQ; from the coding sequence ATGGCAGAGAAGACCTATACGACTGGATATACCGACGACCACGCGAAGTCGGGATTGGATGTTGAGTTTCCCGCGATTGAGACCTGGCGGAATCAGTTTGCGAAGTATGAGATTTTGATCGACGACCCGGAGTTTACGAGCGTGTGCCCGAAGACGGGGCTGCCGGACTTCGGCACGCTGCTGATCCGTTACATGCCGCGCGAGAAGTGCCTGGAGCTGAAATCGCTGAAGGAATACCTGTTCACATATCGCAATCTGGGGATCTTCCAGGAGAACATTGTGAACCAGGTACTGGACGACGTTGTGAAGGCGACGGACCCGGTTTGGGCGGAGGTGAAGGGTGATTTTCGGCCGCGAGGCGGGATCTCGACGATTGTGACGGCGCGGTATCCGCGGACGGAGAAGCAGTGA
- a CDS encoding polymer-forming cytoskeletal protein, giving the protein MPEQRVDTSMPEPVRRPGNPPGSSASAVIAPSMIGKTISIKGEITGAESILIEGHVQGSIALPHDRVTVGPSGRVSATITAQDIVLQGEVTGACSATDHVYVRRDGSLCGDVITSRISIEEGAHLNGSIDIRKESKPAAARVQHQGQQEVEPELVGAVG; this is encoded by the coding sequence ATGCCAGAGCAGCGCGTCGATACTTCAATGCCCGAGCCGGTTCGCCGGCCCGGAAATCCCCCCGGTTCCTCCGCCTCTGCCGTGATCGCCCCCAGCATGATCGGCAAAACCATCTCCATCAAAGGTGAGATCACCGGCGCAGAATCCATCCTGATCGAAGGCCACGTCCAGGGCTCCATCGCCCTCCCGCACGATCGCGTCACCGTCGGCCCCAGCGGTCGAGTCTCCGCAACCATCACCGCCCAGGACATCGTCCTCCAGGGCGAAGTCACCGGCGCCTGCTCCGCAACCGATCATGTCTACGTCCGTCGCGACGGCTCGCTCTGCGGAGACGTCATCACCTCCCGTATCTCCATCGAAGAAGGAGCTCACCTGAACGGGAGCATCGACATCCGCAAAGAATCGAAACCTGCCGCCGCCAGGGTCCAGCATCAAGGCCAGCAAGAGGTCGAGCCCGAACTTGTGGGAGCAGTCGGCTAG